The DNA window TAGAAGGCTTTAAATTAAAAAAAGAACCCTGATAACAGCTTTTTTAGAGATTAAAAGCACAATCTTTATATGTGAAATTATTTCTATCAATATTAATCTTACTTGATTGTTTTGTTTTAAATCAAGTTAGATTACGGAGGCGGTAGAATTAAGCGAATATTTATCTTATCTGGGATATTGCTGTTTAGCATGATCTTATTATCCAACATCAATCATTCTGATGCATATCAATTGAACAGTTCAACACCCCAAGTTAACTCTGTAAACCCTGGGAACAATTCAATTATCCCTAAAAGTCAAGCCATTAAACTTACTTTTTCTAAATCAATTAAACTCAATAAAAATTCCATTACACTAAAAAATATGGATGGAAAACTTATTTCAACCAACAATAAAGTTAGTGGAAAATCACTCATCTTAACCCCTGTAAACCAACTCAAACCAGGCAAGTACTACCTTGCACTTGGCAAAGGTGCAGTTACAGATTCATATAAAAATGGAAATTCCAATTATAAATCTTGTTTCACCATATCCCCAATTTCTTTAGCACAAATGAAGGATGGAAAATCCCGGGTCGAAAGATTTTATGCCGTAAATCATAGGCTTCCAAACTACGTGAGCTTTGGTTCAAAAAAGATCATGATCAATGATTTTGAGAAGTTACTCACAACTCAAAATTTAAAGTTGAACAAAACATCCAGTGTTAAAACCTACAGCATCACCAGGCAAGTGGGTTGTATAGCCTACAACATTTCCCTATCCAACAAAGTAGTTTCATCAACATCCAAATGTTCCTGTGGAGCATGTGGAGATTACGTGTACCATACCAGTACCTATAAAAATTACTGTCCAAACTGCGGAAGGTACGAAACACTAGTATGGAATCCTAAAGGCGTTTATGAAGGAGAATGGACCTGCAGTTACTGTGATTGTGATTACTGTTCAGCATGCGGAAAAGAAAAGGTGCACAACCATCCAAAACATCTGATCAAAGCCTAGTAATAATCAAAATAATTTATTTTTTTTTATTTTTAGATTCATGGAAAAAGTAAAAGTTAATTAATGATCCAACAATATCCTAAATTAAATGCACGGAATCAAAAATTAAAATTTCAATTACTATATTGGTAGGTATTTTTTTATGAAAAAATTAGTGTTCATATTCGTATTCGTTGTTATGTTGATGGTGGTAAACCCAGTTAGTGCTGGGACTCATAAACAAATGAAACTATCAAACAACTCATCTTGTGATGTTGTGTTAAAGGATGTTAAAACTGATCCAGTTATTTTTAGAAATAAAACCATTAAAATTTCAAGCACACTAAGTAATTTGGGTAAAAGTTCTTGTAAAGAGTTTTATATGGATTATTTCCTTAAATCAGCTGATACTGGTCAAAATGTTTATATTGGAAGCATTCATATTGGTGGATTGGGATCTTTGGAATCTCGTGTTGTTAATTCTTCATTCAACCTCCCAAAAACCCTTAAAAATGCTGAATATTACGTTCGAATTGTTTTAGACAGCACAAATGTTCTGAATGAAACAAATAAAACTAACAACGTGGTTTACAGCCAAAAAAAATTGAGTTTGGTAACAGGAAGGCCGGTTTACATAACAAGTGATCACATAAAAAACAACACCGCCGATAATTCCAAGGTGGATGCAATAATGAAAGGCCTTCAAAAAAAGGGATTGTACGCAGTGAACTATGGTTTAGGACCTAACAAACATTACAGTGTACTTAAAAATATTAAAGTCCCCGATAATGCCCTAATAGTAAATATTTATGGAGGTGCATGTGCAGGTACAATCTGGGAAATGGCACAGCCCTACTACAAAAAGGCCCTTGGTTCAAGGAAGGTTTTTTCCATATGGATAAATACAAATGTAAATATAAAAACAGTTAAATTCTTAAAAAGAGCATCTGATGACAATGATACTCCACAGTATGGGAAAAAGGGTGGTTTTCCACAGTTTCAAGACACCAACCACAATGGAAAATTTGAACCAAATCTGGGTGAAAAGGACGGACTATCAAATCCAGGAAAGCTATTGGACAACAACGGATATAAATACCTCTACCAGCAAGATGGAAACGTGGAAAAGATAGTTGAGGCCATATACAACCAGGCCAACAACTAGAGTTTCCCATGGTTACCATTTTTCATAGGTTACAACTTCTTCAAATGATTTTCTTGGACGTTTATCAGGACTTTCATCGGAGTATCCCAGTGTCGTGAGTCCCACCAACCTTACTTCTTCTGGAATGTTCAGGATGGATTTTACTTCGTCCTCTTTGAAGGCTCCAAGCCAACATGTGCCAAGTCCCAGTTCTGTTGCTTCGAGGATCATGAAAGATAATGCTATGGAGAGATCAACAGAGTAAGCGTACTGTCCGCAAGGCATGACCTTTTCAGATTCTGTGGAACATGCAGCAATAAATACAGGTGCCTGGGCAACGAATTTCTGTCCCATACAAGCATCCACAAGCTTATCCCTACTTTGTTGATCCTTTACAACCACAAATTTCCATTCCTGTCTGTTGGCTGCAGAGGGTGCTATCCTTGCAGATTCAAGGATCTTATCTATTTTATCCTGTTCAACTTCCTTTGTAAGATATTTTCTAATGCTTCTCCTAGATTCTATTGCTTCAAATACATCCATAACCTTATCCTCCATTTATAGATCCATTTTCTATTTGTTTTCAGTGTATTTTTTTTTATTCGTAGTATTTAACTACCTCTTCCAAGGATCTTCTTGAACTTTTGAAACTGCTCTGTGGTGCTTCATCATTTTTGTAGCCCAGTGCAATTCCCAACACTATTGAAAGTTCCATTGGAATGTCGAGTTCACTTCGCAGTATTTCTGGATGCACAACCAGATTTATTGCAGGGGCTGAATCCAAACCTGCTTCTGTTGCAGCGAGCATAATGCTTTGGGAAATTGCTCCCATATCAAACATTGACCATTCACCCAGTTCTTGGTTCATGCAGAGGTAGATAACAGCAGGTGCATTGAAAAATTCGAAGTTGCTTCTCCAACTGGCATTTCTTTCCTTCTCATCAGTCCCTGAAATTTTCAGGTGGTTGTACATCTCATCTGCAAGATCCCTTATCCTTTTTTGATATTTATCTGGCCAAGTTCTTGCCAGTGCCACGTCAGGATTTCTGGGTTTGTCTTGATCGAAATACTCCAGATATTCAGCCCTGATTTTATCAAGCTTTTCAGCATTGGCAACATAAATTTCCCATGGTTGTGTATTTGCCCAGGAAGGAGCATGAAGGGCCTCTTCCAAAATTTCTGTGATCTTCTCTCGTGACACAGGTTTCTGTTTAAAAGATCTGCATGTAAAACGAGATTTTAATGCATCTGAAACATTCATTTTTCTATTGAACCCCCACTAAAACCTTCATAAAATTGTTAAACTGTCCAAAAAATTCTTAATTTATATTATTGTTTAAACCAATTAATTTAGTTTGCCCGGATAAAAAAAATTTGTTTCATGAATTTTAAACAATTATTAATGCTTATCTTAACTTTAAAAAAAAATACAATGTCCCAATAAGTAATTGGGTAACTATACTCTGCTTAACACTGTATTTGCACCATAAATTAGGAGTTTATTGATCCTGTTTAGTGTCTGAGTAGTTTATGGTTCATTCGTGTCATGAATGGTTATCAATAAAATGATTTTGTTCTTTGGTTGAGCGATTGAAATGTTTATATCTATCCTTGGATAATAACATTATTAATTATCTGTTAAATATAAAAATGGGGGAAATTTAACTGTATTGTATGGGAGTTTTATATGAAGCTTAGAAAAGATTTCATCACTGTACCGATTTTAAGATACAAAGGTGATCGTACGGATGAAAAACATGCCGACTGGCTAGAACTTCTGTTTGATCTGATTTTTGTTGCTGCTATTTCAAGGCTTGCTTTGAATTTGAGCGACAGCTACAACTTGATAACCTTCTTAGAATCATTACCCCTTTTCTTTGCAATTTGGTGGGGCTGGGCTGGCCATACATTTTATCTTGACAGATTTGGTACCGATGACATTTTCAGCAGAATAGTTACCATGTTACAGATGGTTGCCGTTGCATCGTTGGCTGTTAACGTTAAAGACGCTTTAACAACTTCGGGTGCAGGGTTTGCAATTTCATATGCAATGCTGAGATTTATTTTGGTGGCAGAGTATATTTGGGTTGGGAGAAAATTACCACAGGCAAGTCCACTCACCAACAGGTATTCCTTAGGATTTGGTTTGGCAGCAACTATTTGGCTTATATCTGCATTTGTTCCTGATCCATACAGATTTGTTCTGTGGGGAGTTGCTCTACTTATTGATTTCTTAACACCGTTCACTGCTGGGGAAATTCACATCAACTTCCCACCCCACCCAACCCATCTTCCTGAGAGGTTTGGTTTGTTCAGCATAATAGTGATTGGTGAGGCAATTTTAAGTCTTGAAGTTGCTGTGAGCAACATAGGAACCGCCTTCATCACCGAACTCATGGGTTTGATGGGATTGATAATAGCCTTTTCACTGTGGTGGGGATACTTCGAAGAAGCTGAGGGTGCTGAAGAAAGGGTTCAAGATAGGGGAGATCAAATTGCCAAGTATCAGTTGTGGTTATACTCACATTTTCCTTTCATGCTGGGAGTGGTGGGTGCGGCCGCGGGAATTAAGCATGTGATAAGTTTACCCTTTGGATTTGAACTTGCTTCATCAGACACGTGGTTGATGTGTTTATCACTAGCATTAGCCCTGATATCCATAAGTTTAATCTTCATTTCATCATTTAAATGGGAAGATTGCAGGAGAAGAGTACTTTTAAACTACAGAATGCCCTACTACCTAGTAATAGCCCTGGTGATTGCAACAGGATTTTTAAGTACGGTTGTATCCGGCTTTACAGTACTCCTCATCTTAACAATTCTATGCATAATAAACGTTATAATTTCCCTCAGGGAAACACCTGAAGCAGTTTGTCAACTCTAAAACAAAATAATTTGATATAAAAAAAAAAGTTTAGATCATCCCGTCCTGATCTTAATTTCTTTTTACAAAACCTAAGCTGATTGTTTCAGTACCATTTAGAAATTCCTGACCTTCAACTGTACATTTAAGGGTTGAACCTTCGTACTGAGATAAATATTCCGATTCAATGAATCCCCTCTCAATCAACACATCTACCATGTACCTCAAGTCTTCCTCTGAAAAATTATTTAAGATTCCATAGGTTTCCAGTTGGTTGATTTTGTATTTAAAAATAAATGGTGAACTACTCCCCTTTAAAACAAGCATTAAACGTTTGATACCCAGTTGAACTGGAACCTGTTTCAGACTCATCAGTATCATTCTTGAAAGTGCTGACTCGTAGTCCGAAGTTAATTTTTCAATGGATGGTTCTGATACTGATTTTTGAAGCTTTAAATTCAGGTAATCTTCGAGTTTTTCGTAGTAGTTCATTTTAGTGCCGCACTGGCATGTTTTAATATCCTCCACGAGATTCTTGTCAGCTATCTCGTAGTACACATCACAGTTTTTACATATCATAAAGGGCATCTTGACACCATACCTTAGTTAAGTAAATTTATCTGACTGCACAAATACTATATCTGTTAATTAACTCAGTTTCACATTATTTAATGGTAGCTATTGTTACATCATGTCTTTCAATCTAAAAAAAAAGTAACCGATCTCGGGGTATGGTGATTTTTTATGTCCTTAGATGAAAATATTAACGATGAAATAACTTTCAACAAAATATGTCCCAAATGTGGAGTTGCAAATCCAGATAATGAAGCTAATTGTATTATTTGTGATAAAGATCTGCTTGAAACTGTTTTATATCTTGAAGACGCATTTTTTGACCTGGAAATTACTGAAACAGAATTTGTAGAGTACAGAAAAAATTACTACAGAACAAGAAGAACAGGTAAGATTAAACGGTTTAAACTTAAAAAAATGGAAGAAATAAGTTTAGGACAGCCAATTAAAAGAATCAATTTTATATATGATGGTAAAACGGAAACATATCCACTTAAAGATGAAAATTATGACCTGTTAAAGGATTTTATGGTTAAAAATGGATACATTACTCCATAAATTTTATTCTAAAATTACGTTAACTTACTCAGAGAATTTTCAGGAGGAAACATATGACCAATAATAATTCACGTGATTCGTATCAGAAACATCAGAAGATATTTGCCCTTTGTGGGATCGTTGCCCCAATTCTTTTCACAGTTCTTGTAATTATAGAAAGTCTTTTAAGGCCAGGTTACAGCCAGATATTAAACGATGTTAGTGATCTTGGTTTAGGGCCCTATGCATTAATTCAAAATATAAGTTTCATGGTATTTGGTCTATTATCAATTGGCTTTGCCATGGGTCTTGGTGCTAATTTACCAAATCGCGCTGGAAAAGCAGTTAAATGGTTAGTTACAGTGTTTGGATTGTGTATAATACTGGCAGGTGTTACATTGTTGTCTGCTCCAGGCGATGTAACTTATGCTAAAGATGTTGTATCCCACGGCTTGGTAAGTGCCGTAGCATTCTTATTAATTATAATAGCAATGTTTTTAACCTGGCTCGCGTTAAGAAATAGTAATAATGACATATGGGGACATTATAGGTTGTTTTCCCTCATATGTGGCTTATTTTCGATAATTACACTTGTAATACTATCATACACCCAATTCTATTCCTATCACGGAGCTTCTGAAAGGCTGTTCATTGCTGTGTGGATGATATGGATTGAAGGAACCGGATTAAAACTCTATTCATTATCAAACTCATAATATATTATGACTCGATACATTTAGGGTTTAAATTTTTTGAGTAATCTTCAATCTAATACCATCATTGACAGCTTCGGACTTTGAATGTTCTTATACGGTTTAATGCTGCTGCTATTTCAAATATTCTGGGTTTTGATAGGTTGTTTGGATATTTTCGTCCTGAGGGTGCGAGGTAATCCAGTCCATTTGTTTCAATATCCTTTTTTAACTCTTTCATAATGTTTTCCATGGACATTTCTCCATTTAAGTATTTAGGTGAGATGTAGTTCATTGCATATGCAATTGCGCGTGTTTGGCTGGTATCTACTATCTGTTCAACATGTGATAATTCTACTAGTTCATTTCCAAACGTTATCATAGTTTTTCCACGTGCATCCAGCTTCAACCTTTTCCCTTTAAATGGTTTTAAACATCCTGATAATGGGCATCTCTTTTTATAACCGAATTTAGAGCTGGTTTCAATTTTCCTGTTTATTGGTATTTCCTTCCTTACATCCATGGCAAGTTCTGTTACATCGTGGGGCACGTAGTTGTCCATCATTATAACTGTGTCTGCAACTTCGAAGTAGTCCCCTGATCCTCCCATTACCATGATGGTGGAAATTCCATGTTCATTTCTCAGTTCCTTCACCCGGTCAATAAATGGTGTTATGGGTTCCTTGTCCTTTGATACAAGTTTCTGCATCCTTTCATCCCTTATCATGAAGTTGGTTGCAGAGGTGTCCTCATCAAAGAGCAGTAGATCTGCTCCCACTTCGATGGCCTCCATGATATTTGCTGCTTGACTGGTTGATCCTGATGCATTTTCAGATGAAAATTTTGAGGTGTCCTTGTTCAATGGAGGGTCGTGAATAAACGAACTTATATCAACACCCTCTATTCTCCTTCCATCTTCTGCACGAATCTTCACAGCATTTGGATCTGTTACAACCATCTCCCTTCCATCCCCATATCTGTGGTTGTAAATACCCCTTTCAATTGCATTTAGTAGTGTGGACTTACCATGATAACCTCCACCAACCACCAAGGTCACACCTTCGGGAATTCCCATACCAGTTAAAGTGCCATGGTTTGGTGTTTCTATGCTGATGAGAAGTGATTCCGGAGTTTTAAATTTTACAGCTCCTTCCAATGGTTCTTCTGAAATCCCACTCATTCTGGGAAGTACTGATCCATCCAATATAAATGCCACAATACCTCTTTTTTTCAGTTCATTTCTGATGAAGTCTGAATCCTCATTTATGAAGACATGTTCCCTCAGATCCTCGGCATCAACATGATCGTGGATGCAGGATTCCGTGATTATTCGTGGCAGAATTTCTAAGAACAGTTTTTTAGCTTCCTTTCCAAGTATTCTTCTTCCCTTGGCTGGAAGGCCCACTGATAATCTGATTTCAAGGGATGATTCATCTATGGAGACACTGGTTCTCTCGAGGATCTCTGGACCTCCAGAATCTATGGATATCACTCCACTTTTTCCACTACCTGTTTTGCCTTGAACCTGTTTTTTGATGGATTTATTGAAAACACGGCCAATATAATCTGCTACCGCTATTTTTCTACCATGATTTGATAGAAGTTCCCTTGGAAAGGTTACTTCATCCATTAAAATTCTTATTAACGAAGGTGATGCAAAGGGATCCCGTTGAACATGAAGAATTTCAAGGGTGAAAAAATCGAATTTATAAATTCCCTTAATTTCATTGTAGTTCTTGTATCCCCTTCCATCTATCATTCCAAATAGCTTCTGAAGTTGTTTGTAATTTTTCATGGTATCAATTCTTAATAATCGTAAAATCTCTATTTAAGTTTAAAATGAGCCTATTAACTCAAAACAACCCATTCTTAATCAGTATATCTGTATTTTCATGGGAATTCACCCATATATTTTTCAACTGTAGAATCATTAGTTCTATCTGTCCAGTCACTCTTAGCTGTTACTTACAAAATTTAGATTTTTTTGGCCACGATGATGTAGCCCAGGGTGTTGTTACCATGAAATGTTTTAAAGGTTGTACTCAGGGTTGTTTCTATGGCGAACCGATTTTTTAGGAGCTGTTTCAGTTCTTCCAATGTGTAGTGATGAACTAAAAAAAGTTCTTTTCCTCCTTCTTTACCATCTTCAGTCACAAAAAATGTTCCCTTTTCTCCAGTTGATGAATAATCTCGCAGGTACCTTGCTTTGTAAATGGGATTGTTCCAGTTCTGTCCGAAATCTGCAAGGTAGAGTATTCCACCAGGTGCGAGAACCCTCCAAGCTTCCGTTATAACTTCATTTCTAGCCTCAGGATTGGTAACAGTGGTTAAAAAAGCCTGCATTATACATGCACCAAAATAATTCGTTTCATATGGTAAATTTAAAGCATCTGCCGTTATGAAATCTATTTTTCCAGGATATTTATTGTTGGTTTTCTTTGCTTGTTCTGATGCGTACTCAATTGAATGTTCATTGATATCAAATCCACATACATGGTATCCCTTTTTTTGGAGTTCAAATCCGACTCTACCCCATGCACATCCAAAATCCACGACTTTGGTTTCAGTTGGAACCTTGTTAAAGAATAGCCCATTAAGTTCTACTGTAGAAGGGGTTTGTTTACCAACAAACTGTTTCCATCCGCTACCTGTTTCCATGTTTTAATTAATGGTTCTCCAAGCTAAAAATTTTTTCTATCCCAAAAATTAAATAGCAAAGCATATTTAGTAGGTAAAACAATTAAATTTAAAATTATGGGGCCATTAAATGGAATTTCAGTACATCACCTACTCACTACTGTTAATATTCAGTTCATTAATTAGTATTTTTTTGTCTTGGAGTGCTTGGAAAAGGCGAAAAGTTAATGGTGCCCTTTATCTTTGTCTACTTTTCATATTTGTGACTGAATGGTCACTTACTAGTGCATTGGAAATTTCCTCAACAGATGTAATGTTCAAGATTGTCTACGCAAAACTGAGTTACATAGGAATGATTCTGATACCTCCACTTTGGTTTCTGTTCACACTAGATTACACCCAAAACCAGGAAGTAATAAAAAAGCCCAGGGTAATTATTTTATTCTTAATTCCAATTTTCATCATTTATCTGGCCCTGACCAACGATTGGCACGGGCTTATCTGGCCCAATATAACTGCCCTTTACACTGCAGAGGGATTGTTTTTAATTTATCAACACGGTCCTGCTGCAATTTTCTCAGCAATATACTCCTTCATCCTGATACTTGCCGGTCTTGTCATGGTGGGGCAGAATTTATTTAAAACCTCACATTTATATCAAAAACAGGCCATGCTGATATTTTTAGCAGCTTTAATACCTTTGCTCAGTAATTCTATTTATATAACCAACTTATATCCATTCTATTTTGATCCAACTCCTCTTGCCATAACAATATCAGGAATTCTCATTGTCTGGAGCATTTTCTGGTACAAACTCCTCGATATAATGCCACCAGCTTACAAAGGACTTTTTGAGAGCATGAAAAATGGAGTTGTTGTTTTAGACACCTACGAAAGAATAATGGACCTCAATCCAGCTGCTGAAAAAATGCTTGGTTTAGATAAGTACTGTATCGGACAGGAAGCCCGGGATAAATTGGAAATATGGGATAAAATAGCACCAAATGGAAGAAATGATGGTTCTACTGATTTAAAGTTGAACAACTCCAAAAATATGTGGATAGAAGTTCAATTTACCCCTGTTTACAGTAGTGGATTATTTTCAGGTTGGATCTACATATTCGAAGATATCACCAAGAGAAAGGGTATTGAGAACAGAATCGCCAAATCTGAGAAGAAGTACCGGGAACTGGCAGATCTGCTTCCCCAAACAGTTTTTGAAACAGATGAAAATGCCAAGTTAACCTTCATGAATGTTTATGGTTTTTTGATGTTTGGTTACACCCAGAAACATCTTGATGAAGGTCTCAATATATTGGAACTGATAATAGAAGAAGAAAGATCCATATCAAAGGGAAAAGTAACCGAAGTTCTCAATGGAAATGGTTCTGGTGATGAGTACACTGCAAAGAAATGGGATGGAAGTCTCTTTCCAATCATCATTCATTCAAACCCCATTTTTAACAGGGGAGTATTTGAAGGGTTCAGGGGTATCATCATAGATATTTCTGATATCAAGGATGCAGAAGAAAAAATTATGGATTCACTGAAGGAGAAGGAAGTTCTGCTTCAAGAAATTCACCATCGAGTGAAAAATAATATGCAGATCATTTCAAGCCTCCTGTCACTTCAGGCCAACCACACCGACAACGAAGAAACAGTGGAAATTCTTAAAGAAAGTAGGGGTCGTGTTAAATCCATGGCCATGATACACGAAAAACTTTACCACGGTCAAAACATCGGCAAGTTAAACATGGTAGAATACTTAAACAATTTGGTGCGTGACGTAGTAAGATTCTACTCCACTCCTTCCTCTAACATAGACATGGATGTGGATGTCGAAGACATCAAACTAAACATTGACACTGCAATACCCATGGGTTTAATGGTAAACGAAATTGTATCAAACTCCACAAAATACGCATTTCCAAATAAAAACGGCATAATTACTCTTAAACTTAAATATGTGGATGATTATTATTTATTATACGTATCAGATAATGGAATAGGGTTACCTGAAGATTTAAATATCCATGAGTCATCAACCCTCGGTTTGAAACTCATTAACAGTTTAGCAATACAGCTTGAAGGTGAACTTGAAATAAAATCCAACAACGGAACATCATTTCTTTTAAAATTTAAAGAATTAAAATACAACGAACGATTGTGAAAAGACAGTTAAAACATATTTGCCCACTCTAAACTGCCATAATCAAGGATATTAAACCATCATTACACGTTGAGGGATATTCATAAATTAAAGTTATTATTTTAAATTTAGATAGTTTTTAAATAGTAATCCGGTTCGAATTTGTTAATTGATACTTGTAGCTCTTCCCAACAACCATCTACACAAGGTTTAAATAACAGTAACTTGAATTAGTTATATCTATAATTTTTATTGTTTACAAAATAGTTTACATACTTTTATTCTTGTTTACACCTTTGTTTAAAATGTTCTTGTAAAAACAAGTCATCATATCCATTTTATTGATTTTTACCAAATGTATTAGAATTGAAAATCAACGAGGTGACCAAATGAAGGTAGCGTTAATAAATCCAGCTCAATTGGATTCAAAATATAAATTTATGGGAGTGGTTGCACCCCCTTTAGGACTGGCATACATGGCTGCAGTTCTGGAAGAAAATGATGTTGAAGTCATCATCATAGATGCCTGTGCTCTTGAGATGGATCTTGTATCTGTTGGTAGACAACTCAGGGAGTTCTCACCAGATATCATAGCACTCACAGCACTGACACCAACCATAGCAAAGGCACTTGAAACTGCAGAATACTCAAAAAGTGTTTGTAAAGACTCTTTGATAGTGATGGGAGGTTACCATCCAAGCTTCAACTACAAGGAAATTTTAAAGTACGACTTCGTGGACGTGGTTACCATCGGTGAGGGAGAAGAAACACTCCTGGATCTTACACGATCACTGGAATATGACCTACCATTAACATCTGTTAATGGAATAGCTTTTGATGATGTTGTAACACCTCCAAGACAGTTGATCATGGACCTTGACAGTTTACCACTTCCAGCCAGACATCTACTTCCCATGGACAGTTACAAACTTCTAAACATGGACACTAAGATGTCAACCATGATAACCAGTCGGGGCTGTCCAATGCAATGTTCCTTCTGTTCATCTGCAGCCCTGCATGGATCCAAACTCCGTATGAGATCTGTGGATAAGATT is part of the Methanobacterium lacus genome and encodes:
- a CDS encoding histidine kinase N-terminal 7TM domain-containing protein; amino-acid sequence: MEFQYITYSLLLIFSSLISIFLSWSAWKRRKVNGALYLCLLFIFVTEWSLTSALEISSTDVMFKIVYAKLSYIGMILIPPLWFLFTLDYTQNQEVIKKPRVIILFLIPIFIIYLALTNDWHGLIWPNITALYTAEGLFLIYQHGPAAIFSAIYSFILILAGLVMVGQNLFKTSHLYQKQAMLIFLAALIPLLSNSIYITNLYPFYFDPTPLAITISGILIVWSIFWYKLLDIMPPAYKGLFESMKNGVVVLDTYERIMDLNPAAEKMLGLDKYCIGQEARDKLEIWDKIAPNGRNDGSTDLKLNNSKNMWIEVQFTPVYSSGLFSGWIYIFEDITKRKGIENRIAKSEKKYRELADLLPQTVFETDENAKLTFMNVYGFLMFGYTQKHLDEGLNILELIIEEERSISKGKVTEVLNGNGSGDEYTAKKWDGSLFPIIIHSNPIFNRGVFEGFRGIIIDISDIKDAEEKIMDSLKEKEVLLQEIHHRVKNNMQIISSLLSLQANHTDNEETVEILKESRGRVKSMAMIHEKLYHGQNIGKLNMVEYLNNLVRDVVRFYSTPSSNIDMDVDVEDIKLNIDTAIPMGLMVNEIVSNSTKYAFPNKNGIITLKLKYVDDYYLLYVSDNGIGLPEDLNIHESSTLGLKLINSLAIQLEGELEIKSNNGTSFLLKFKELKYNERL